From Streptomonospora salina, the proteins below share one genomic window:
- a CDS encoding gamma carbonic anhydrase family protein: MSTPLIGDAPFGEPDIHPDAWIAPSAVLVGRVHLGARSSVWYGSVVRADTEDVSIGRMCNVQDQCGLHSDPGEPVVLGDRVSLGHKAMVHGAEVGEGALIGIGAIVLGGARVGEGALVAAGALVPPGKEVPAGTLWAGLPGKVVRELTDEDRAGFAETPEKYARYAERHREVTWLSAPRRRR; encoded by the coding sequence GTGTCCACTCCGCTCATCGGAGACGCCCCGTTCGGAGAGCCCGACATCCACCCCGACGCCTGGATCGCCCCGAGCGCCGTCCTCGTCGGACGCGTCCACCTCGGCGCCCGCAGCAGCGTCTGGTACGGCTCGGTCGTGCGCGCAGACACCGAGGACGTCTCCATCGGCCGGATGTGCAACGTCCAGGACCAGTGCGGGCTGCACTCCGACCCCGGCGAACCCGTGGTCCTGGGTGACCGGGTGAGCCTGGGGCACAAGGCGATGGTGCACGGCGCCGAAGTCGGCGAGGGCGCGCTGATCGGGATCGGCGCGATCGTGCTGGGCGGCGCCCGCGTCGGCGAGGGCGCCCTGGTGGCGGCCGGCGCGCTGGTGCCGCCGGGCAAGGAGGTCCCGGCGGGGACACTGTGGGCCGGGCTTCCGGGCAAAGTCGTGCGCGAGCTGACCGACGAGGACCGCGCGGGCTTCGCCGAGACCCCGGAGAAGTACGCCCGCTACGCCGAGCGCCACCGCGAGGTCACCTGGCTCAGCGCCCCGCGGCGCAGACGGTAG